The nucleotide sequence CCCAGGGGCCGTAGAGCCGGGCGGTCTCCCGGCCGTCGACCAGGAGGCGGGCGTGGCCCCGGCCCGGGAGGGCCGCGCCGCCGGTGCTCTCGGGAGTGAAGCGGAACCTCTCCACCGTGAGGTGGACGTTCCAGCCGCCCTCGCTGTCGGGGCGGGCCTCGGCCCGGACGGTGGGCGCCTCCGCCACCGGCAGCTCCCGGAGCCGGTGCCCTCCCTCGTCACGGGCCGGCAGGAGGGTGCCGCTGCTCCCGGTGGCCTCCTGATGGCTGGTGCCGGGCTTGTGATGCGTGGTGGGCCGCCCCCCGCACCCCACGAGCACGAGCGCGGCGACCAGAAGCAGCCCGGCCGCCGGCCCGACCCGCCGGGGACGGCCACCGGCCCGGGAACGACGGCCCCGGAAACGCCGGCCCCGCGAGCGGGCCTCGGGCGGGACGGCGGCGGGCGGGACCGCCCGTGTGGTGATGCGTGCGGCCACCGGCGGCGTCGCGGGTCGGTGGGTCATGCCGGGGTCCCCCCGTGAGGGTGGGACCCGGGGTGCGGCGCCGGGGCGGGGGTCGGTGCGTCGGG is from Streptomyces venezuelae ATCC 10712 and encodes:
- a CDS encoding cupredoxin domain-containing protein, encoding MTHRPATPPVAARITTRAVPPAAVPPEARSRGRRFRGRRSRAGGRPRRVGPAAGLLLVAALVLVGCGGRPTTHHKPGTSHQEATGSSGTLLPARDEGGHRLRELPVAEAPTVRAEARPDSEGGWNVHLTVERFRFTPESTGGAALPGRGHARLLVDGRETARLYGPWGHVPAGAHTLTVRLHADDHTVWAVSGTPVQATVRLDGAPTTPVPTAPAPTPASPSAPAPVSPRTPDPGRTVVLTISGRTVSPPPSRIELKKGERLTLRVTGDRADTLHVHGYDRELPLSPGTPATLTLTVDRTGLFEVETHESGLLLTQLVVR